Proteins from a genomic interval of Coccinella septempunctata chromosome 2, icCocSept1.1, whole genome shotgun sequence:
- the LOC123307037 gene encoding uncharacterized protein LOC123307037 gives MVRLPLKSSSNLLGSSRQRAFRCLQGQFRKFEGNQEYCQLYKDFLTEYEQLKHMKKAPSDISHPRYYLPHHGILKPDSSSTKLRVVFNGSSPTSTGLSLNDIMHTGAKVQLDVIDVLFWVRRFKFVFSTDIAKMYRQIMVHPDDWDLQCILWRNSEDEIATYHLTTVTYGTKAAPFLAIRVLLQLIEDEGHKYPLAIPPLTKGRYVDDI, from the coding sequence atggtaagactcccattaaaatcatcATCTAATCTTTTGGGATCTTCCAGACAACGTGCCTTCCGATGCCTCCAAGGACAATTTCGCAAGTTCGAGGGAAACCAAGAATATTGTCAGCTCTACAAGGACTTCCTCACTGAATACGAACAACTCAAGCACATGAAGAAGGCTCCCTCAGACATCTCGCATCCCAGATACTATTTGCCGCATCATGGAATTCTCAAACCagacagctcctccaccaaattgcgagtagtgTTCAATGGTTCCAGTCCCACCTCAACAGGCCTCTCACTGAACGACATCATGCACACAGGAGCGAAAGTTCAGTTAGATGTTATTGATGTATTGTTCTGGGTACGTCGttttaaatttgtgttttccacagacatcGCGAAGATGTATAGACAGATCATGGTGCATCCAGACGATTGGGATCTCCAGTGCATTCTCTGGCGAAACTCAGAAGATGAGATAGCGACGTACCACCTCACCACCGTCACCTATGGAACCAAGGCTGCTCCTTTCTTGGCCATTCGAGTCCTCCTCCAACTCATCGAAGATGAAGGTCACAAGTATCCACTCGCCATTCCACCACTCACCAAAGgtcgctatgttgatgatatataG